ttgtgccactctgtggttttccatgttgctgcctccCGCCTCGTTACCCTCCAGCCTTACTGtgaagagactgacctttgtcaagatgaatcaggcttggatcatcCCGGATTTCAACTcaacaatgccttatgcatcagattagatcagccatgacgcctcccccaaacgttgaaaaatgagtctggattctaactacctgtctCAGCCATTATTATGATCCTGCCACCCACTttatgccacacatctgctgccagttgctccatcctaccatctttaccagggactggaataatCCACCACCTACACAATCTGTCATTTTTCCACTCCATGGCTTTCTATGTTTCTGCcaactgtgggctcctgctgttgcttctgctgccgccacctccacactctatcattgtgccactctgtggctaaccAGGttcccgccacctccacactctatcattgtgccactctgtggtttttcatgttgctgccacctgtgggctcctgctgctgctggtgacacctccacactctatcactgtgccactctgtgggctcctgcttaccaggttgctgccacctccacattctatcattttgccactttctggctttccatgttgctgccacctgtgggctcctgctgcagcttctgctgccgccacctccacactctatcattgtgccactctgtggcacaccaggttgctgccacctccacactccacccttgtgccactctgtggcctatcaggttgctgccaccttcacactatcattgtgccactcggtggctttccatgtttctgccacctgtgggctcctgctgctgcagacgccacctccgcactctatcattgtgacactctgtgggctcctgcttctgctgccacctccacactctatcattgtccaACTCTGTGGCTTTACAGATAGccgacacctccacactctatcattgtgcctatCTATggttttccatgttgctgccacctgtgggctcctgctgctgacgtcaactccacactctatcattgtgccactctgtggcttaccaggttgccgctccctccacactctatcattgtgccactctgtggcctaccaggttgcttccACCTCTACAccgtcattgtgccattctgtggcctactgctgctgctgctgccacctccacctacacgctctgtcattgtgccactctgtggcctactcatgctgctgccaactgaccgctgtcttcctggaacaccctgtgattttcataatgcagTTTTTACCCTCCactgctctatgatgttgccactatgtttagttttcccattCATtcaatctgtcagaaggaatgaagaacctcaggattgatagccaaaagcagtagtggatacagaacacagaggacatgcatctctgttttggatccactcctgtttgtttttggctttagcaatactgttgatggattattgaccgattgaaagaggacactgatggatgaaatgaaggccaaaatgatcagtgacgtcaatgcagaattactgccaacaccctctgcactcttttgggctttttctacatgtatctgcgtttaacagtacaggttctgtcataatctattgaatcatctgatgtcagtgtaaaatgagtgcactctttgatgttatagtgggattgtGGCCCAcacctcagtccttttgagctggcacagaccttggggctcatttactaagggtccgtcggacacattttcgtcgggtttttttGTTGgagaattgccacgggattttggtgcacgtgattggattttggctcaTCAGCATCGGCTTGCACACAATGGAAATCGGGCGGCGGGCggtcggacaatctgacggattcggacattgcgcaggatttaacattttaagAGCCTTATCAAGGCTTATCACGGTTATTTGTAGGATTGTATTTCCTACTTACCTTATTCAGTGTCCCATGCTATGTACTGGAAAAAAGAATTCCAAAGAAACTAAATTGCATTATTTTGTAAGGGGATTTGCTTTCACTGTACTTTTCAAATAAGACCAACAGTTTAAACAGCAGTGATATAACACTCACAACTATTAAATGTATATAACGTACAATCTTTATTAGTAATATACATACAGTGAGTAGTAAAGGCAGACAATGGACAGACTACAATGAGTTAAAAACCATGTGTGGTACAATAAATAGCTATTTCTAAGCACATAGGTAGGTAAAAGCAGTCATGTAGCATTGCCCTAAGCCTACATTCATTAAACTGTAGGGCTAAAAAAGCACACAGTCAGACCCTATAGACAAAATGACTgaaagaaaatgaaaataaataccaTACCAAGACAGGCCCCACATGGAGAGATGCCCTGACACGTGTTTTGCTATGAGCGCTTTATCATGGGGAGTGTAGGAAGGAAAGACTCCAACATATTTAAGAGAGAAACGGACCAATAGAAATGACTATGCACACCTAAAATGGATAACTACATAAATGACACAAGTACCTATACCGAGAGACAGGGGCACACACGGTCCAAGTGGCTGGGCGTCCAGCGCGGCTGCCCAGTGCGCAAGCGCGAGAACTCGAAGCATCGCGAGAGCATAGTCTCGCTGCAACGAGTGAGCGCACGCGCAGAGGATAGAAAGTAAGCCGGCCGGCCTGAGGCGAACAGCGCAGAGTAAGTGTAGTGACATGCGCAGAGGAATAAAAATGGACCAGACCAACAGCtcacaattaataataataaagatacaGAATAAGTATAAAGTGCCAAATACCGGCAAGTGGGCCGGAATTAAAATAGACTTGAATACTAATTGCCACATTGTCCACACAGTTAGCTGTGAGATAAATGTGAGATAAAAGCAGTAAATACAGAACTATACATAACGTGTACAAAAATGTGCCACCGACGGAATGCATAAAAGGACATAAAATTGTAGAGTTACAGTATAAATAGAATATAGTGCTGACTTACATACTGTAACTCTACAATTTTATGTCCTTTTatgcataaaacataaaaaaacataaaacagcaatgcacttcaaaatgttggggcaaatttttttttataatctgtTTTTACCCCCTCTATAGTAGAGCCATGGTCATTGCCTATTTCATTGATTCTTTTTCTCGGCTACTggataaaaacaaaaagaagacaAAAATTTCATTTGTTTGTGTACTCAATACACttatttttaattataataattagagattaatgagttatttttatatttctaacAAGAGCTTCAAGGGAATTTCTTACTCcaaatgcaaaaaagaaaaccaCATAAATATTAGATCCCATGTATTATTATTAAGAAATATGCTTACAGCAAGGGGCTCACAACTGTTAAATCATTTATGTGTAAGTATATAGAGGTTTAAGGGCATCATATTACAACTCTGTACAGTTTGGTAGGAGTAATAAAAAAACAATGTGAATGAACAATAATTCTTATTTATTGTTATATTTGGCATTTCCTAATTCCTTCTTCTATTTTGTCTGAAGCCTCAGAAGAACACAAGATGATATTTAGAAATCAGAGTTCGGTGATGGAGTTCACACTTAGTGGTCTCTCGCACTCAAACGAATCTCATATCATTTTCTTTGTAATTTTTCTATTCCTATATTTAGCAACTATATCAGGAAACCTCGCTATTATAGTTGCAGTTTATATAGATTCACATCTTCGCTCACCTATGTATTTCTTCCTTAGTAACTTGTCTGTTTTAGACATCTGTTACTCCACGGTCACCATACCAAAGATGCTTATTAATATCCTTTCAGAAAGAAAGACAATTTCATTCAACCAATGCATATCTCAGCTTTTCTTTCTCCATTTATTTGGTGGCACCGAGTGCTTCTTACTCACTGTCATGGCATACGATCGTTATGTGGCCATTTGTAACCCTCTACGGTATCACATAGTCATGAATCACAGGTTTTGTTTCTGGTCGGTGGTGGTAAGTTGGGTTGCAGGCTTTTTGCACTCATTCACTCAGGCTTTTGTCACTTACCAGCTTCCATTTTGTGGTCCAAACAAAATCAACCACTTCTTCTGTGATGTTCACCCCCTGGCTGTGCTTGCCTGTGCTGACACATTCTTTATGGATATGTTCATCATTGCCAATAGCGGAATGATTTCCCTTGCTTGTTTTGTTGTGTTACTGTTTTCCTACCTTGGTATTATTACAACAATATTAAAGATTCATTCATCAGAAGGAAGACAGAAGGCTTTTTCTACCTGTGCTTCACATCTTGTGGTTGTTACATTCTTTTTTGGGCCATGTGTATTCATCTATTTAAGACCCCCTGTAAATTATCGTACAGATAAGATTATATctgtgctgtatacagtgttgACCCCTTTACTAAACCCAATTATTTACACACTACGAAACCAGGAGGTCAAGAACACATTCAGAAAGTCTTTCAGAAACAAAATCTTTCCATGTTATGCAACCACGATACATATAAAAAATCGTGAATAATTTTTTGATTCATATTTGATTTGATATCAGATTTAGATTTGTTCCGGCTCATTCACTATGTACTGTAATAAAAAACTCCAAACaatttattaaactttttcaTTGTCATCATCTTTAGCCCAGaacctttttaatatttttttttaataccattcAGTGGAATGCTTGACAACTTAATACATTTTCATTATACTTTCTTAATTAGTATGAAATAATAATCTGTGTTTATCTTTAGTATAGGCATTTTTGGACATGAAAATAGTTAATATAGGGTGTAACCTAGCTGCCAAACAGAGGGCAATCTTCCACTGCTGCTCTGCTGTACAGAGGTTAATCCTTTAGCTTGAATAATCAATCAGCAGGCAGTTCCTAAACCAGGAGTTACTTGAGTCCCAGCACATATCTTTTTTTGCTTAATTCAGACCTGTAGAAGAACATTTACAGCTGTGGCCTAGCACCATATAGAAGCCAGGGACTCAAGTAGCAGGCTGTGCCCAGGCAGCACCCACTTCCTGTCGGAGCTGTTCAATTTCCGATGAGCAGACAGCCTAAAAGAGTGCTGGAATCTGCCATTATCTGAAACCAGCAAGAGGCCAAAGAGGCTATTGTACCACAAGCTAATGTACCATAGGAGGACAGATTGCTAATATTTTGATGTACCTGTATTTGTGATCGCTATGTTggattttaaccaataaagaaaaggatttcttcACCTAAATTGTGAGTGCCGGATCCTCTTTCCATTTGAAGTTGCTGTAGCAGCCTGTAGTAGCCTCAGGCTTTTCCtgtgcaccagctcaccctctgtGAGCTGGATTAACCACCAATGTTATAGTTTGAACCGCATAGTTTTATAGCAGGAGGTGAAACATATACTACAGTGTGCATAACAATCTAGTGTCAATATAACTAAAGCTGCATGACATCTGCAGGAACAAACTGAGCACTGCTCAATCCTAGAACCTGCATTATTGTGTCCACATCCTTTAGAAGAAGACAATCTGGGAGATTTACTATGGCTTCTCCAACAGTTTTCTGGAGAAGTCACGAAAATCTTCCCTTCTATACTACTTCAGAGAGTTTTCCATCCTGCACGCCACTTTGGGTGTGTTGGCAGTGGACAAAAAACAGAGCAGACTATACCAGAAATCTCCGCCAGATAAGACCTGATGAAGATTGCACCTGTATCTACTAAGAGGTCAAAGCCTCTTAGTAGCGTGTGACTGGTGAGGGGGATTTTAAGACTAGAGGTTGAAACAACATCTTCCCACCATTGATTTCTAGGAAAACCTTCTAAATTAAAGCAGTTCTCCATTTAAAGAGACAGTGTCCCACTCATTCTCTGACTATTATACGTCTGCTTTCTCAACCCATTTATTGCCACAGATTTACTACTCCATTATTGCCACAGATCaagcagtatgttttgtagtggaaTGAGCTTATAGAGCAATTAGACCAAAGCCTAAAGACAACCAGCCTCCGAGAGACATTATTTACAAGGTCCTCAATGCATCTATTGGATTTCATCCTGTGCTCAGCAACATAAGGAGCTTAAATTTAACATCTCCATAACTCCAAGATATCTCACCAGTAAAAGAACGGTTAAAACCAGTAATCAATGTCCTTAGAGACTGCCATATACTCTACATATGGATCTTCCTATTCTTACTATCCTTTGCCCATGAGAACTCTGTGACAAGATGACCTAGACAAGATGACCTATTGCCGATTTGTGAAAACTTCAGCTTTAACGCAAAGAATCTACCAGACTGGCTCAAAGTATCTACATAGCAGTCCTCCCTCTCCCGTCAGATTACCAACACCAGAAGCCGAAAGCATAAAGTTACTGACAACACCTGCTGCTTGATGAATCTCTTGTAGCATATACTTTGCCactatttacatttatataatttatcCAGGTTCTTTCATTGTTAGAACATTGATGCTGTTTTTTACACTTGCCCTCACCCTTCATCAGAGGTCAGGAAGTTGGGGGAATTTCTGGCTGTCTTCCACCCTCTTCCTCCCTCATCATCATTTAGTATTGACCAAACTCTATTCTGGATCCACTTGCCTGCCTAGACATATCTACCACTACTACCCCTGTTTAATAAACAGTGGGGTAACAGTGGCGTTACTTGATGGGGTGAAGAGGGTGCAGCtgcaaccaggcccaagaggctAAAGGAAgaccataaggtgtcactttcccataagagattactagtattataaaccatacattagagTAAGCTAATGTACCCCACTGGTCCTAGACCCATCATCTTCCACTCCATGCCACACTCCAACCCACTCTGCATTTACTAACAGCATAAAACAGATGTCATGGAACATTAAAGGTTTGAACTCTACAACCAAATGTTTCAGAGTCTTCACGATGCTGAGGAAGATGAACACAGAGAGGCAACAAGGGCTCCAAAATGATGCCTCTCCTAGATAAAAAAGGTAAAATCTTTGATTCTGAGTATTTAATTCTGAGTACGTAAttattctgactatggtcagactcTGGCAAGCACAGCGTGCAGAGACTTACGCTACAGGATACATACAGGTAAGATCTTTATAGGAGCGGAGGgagacatagcagtgctgactctgtgtgtgttatagctgagatatagcgtagaaaaaatcataaaaaatctgCACTGGCAAAAAGATGTAAAAATTAGcaaatttttatttaatccattgaatGTTAAATAAGTGACATCACTTTAAAAAGAAGAGAGTATGCGGTAATGTGATTCGGACAGAAACAAATCGAAGTCCTTAGTCATGCCTTACcattcaaacaaaatgaacacGTTTAAATGGAGAGAATGCCACTGGAAACATCAGTCAGGTAGGGGGCGAGTTTACAAAAAGTCACATGATTAAACAAGGAGATCATCTTTGCAAGGAATCACAAGATTATTTCAGTCACATTGTGTAGGAAAAAATAACATTGTATAATTGTGCCATAATAGATTAAAGAatcatacataatatacatcCAATTTCAGTGTCCCATTGTGTGGCGTGAGATGTGTATTTAATAATATTGGCATGTATAAAAGATTGTAAAGGAAAACACATTAAGAAATAT
The DNA window shown above is from Engystomops pustulosus chromosome 1, aEngPut4.maternal, whole genome shotgun sequence and carries:
- the LOC140118011 gene encoding olfactory receptor 4E2-like, which gives rise to MIFRNQSSVMEFTLSGLSHSNESHIIFFVIFLFLYLATISGNLAIIVAVYIDSHLRSPMYFFLSNLSVLDICYSTVTIPKMLINILSERKTISFNQCISQLFFLHLFGGTECFLLTVMAYDRYVAICNPLRYHIVMNHRFCFWSVVVSWVAGFLHSFTQAFVTYQLPFCGPNKINHFFCDVHPLAVLACADTFFMDMFIIANSGMISLACFVVLLFSYLGIITTILKIHSSEGRQKAFSTCASHLVVVTFFFGPCVFIYLRPPVNYRTDKIISVLYTVLTPLLNPIIYTLRNQEVKNTFRKSFRNKIFPCYATTIHIKNRE